GCGGACATCCGCGTACGCGAGGACGAGTGGCGGTGGGTGGCCAACCGACTGGCCGCCACACACGCCGACCTTGGCCGCCGGGTGAGAGTGCTGGAAATCGGTTGCGGTAATGGCGCTTTACTACGTGCCCTGGACGACAACGGCGACATCGACTTCGCCGTCGGCGTGGATAGTTCGGCCGCCATGCTGGCTCGGGCACGCGAACGCAGCCACGGCCGGACGCGGTTGCGCTTCGGCCAGGTCAGCGGACCCAAGTTGGACGTACCCGACAATCACGTCGACGTGGTGATCTCGTTTTTGTCTTTCCGCTACCTGGATTGGGATCCGGTGATGGCCGAGATACGTCGGGTGCTGAGCCCGGGCGGACGCTTGTGGGTGGTCGACATGGTCGAACAACCGGTGCGGCCACGAGAGTTGCCACTGCTGGTCCATTCGGCGCGGGCACACCTACGCACCCGGCGCCGCAGGCCGCAATTCGCCGCCGACCTGAACGCCCTGACAACACATCCGGAATGGCAAAATATGTTGCGGCACAACCCGATCCGAGCCGAACACGAATACCGCTGGTATTTCGGCAGCCGCTTCCCCGGCACCCGGTTGCAGACGCTGACCACGACGTTGCAGGCGCGGGTACTGGCCTTTGACTCCGGGCCCCTGGACAAGGGCCGGACCGCCCCGCTGTCCTACCCGTGACTGCCATGCCCGCGAAACCGTGCCTGGGCATCGTCGACTGGGGCATCGGTGGTGTCGGCCTGCTAAATGACCTGGACCGGCTGGTGCCCGGGCTGCCGGTGCTGTACTGGTCGGATGCCGGCGTCACGCCATACGGCCGGATGAGCGCCGACGAGCTGGCCGGTCGCCTGACGACGGTGGTCGCTGCCCTCGCCCGGCGCGGGGCCACCGAGGTGGTGCTGGCGTGCAACGCGGCCAGCACGGTGGCGGGCCGGCTGCATACCCCTATTCCCGTTGAGGGCATCATCGCCCACGGCATCGCGTCGGTTCCCGGCGACGCTGCCCGTGTCGGAGTGGTCGGTGGGCGTCGCACCATCGCTGCCGGTCTCTACCGGCGCGGGCTGGACCGGCCGGGCCGGACGATGGTCTGCCGGGTCGCGCAGCCGCTGTCGGCGCATATCGAGGCCGGCCGCACCGGCTCGCCCCGGTTCCAGGCCGACCTGGCCCGCATCGTCGCACCGCTGCGAAACGTCGACGCGCTAGTGCTGGCATGCACCCACTACCCGGCCGCCGCGCGCTGGTTCGCGGCGGCGCTGCCGCACTCCCGGCTGATCGACCCAGCCGCGCAGCTGGCCGCGGCCGTCGCGGCGCGGTATCCGCATCTGCGTCAGACCGACCCGGCTATCCGCCGATTTCACACCACCGGCGACCCCGACGCGATGCGGCGGGGCGCCGCCCGGGCCTGGGGCACGGTGCTGACCGCCACCGCCGTCGAG
The nucleotide sequence above comes from Mycobacterium vicinigordonae. Encoded proteins:
- a CDS encoding glutamate racemase, with translation MPAKPCLGIVDWGIGGVGLLNDLDRLVPGLPVLYWSDAGVTPYGRMSADELAGRLTTVVAALARRGATEVVLACNAASTVAGRLHTPIPVEGIIAHGIASVPGDAARVGVVGGRRTIAAGLYRRGLDRPGRTMVCRVAQPLSAHIEAGRTGSPRFQADLARIVAPLRNVDALVLACTHYPAAARWFAAALPHSRLIDPAAQLAAAVAARYPHLRQTDPAIRRFHTTGDPDAMRRGAARAWGTVLTATAVEHRPPAAWAS